One genomic window of Salmo salar chromosome ssa12, Ssal_v3.1, whole genome shotgun sequence includes the following:
- the LOC106565704 gene encoding epithelial membrane protein 3 produces the protein MVLLLMSVTVLHLFTLALLFIATMEKSWWIWSDAEITDLWSNCIHDNVTGNWLCAASNENDWLQAVQSLMILSVVFSSISFLVFLGQLFTMSKGGLFYFTGLCQVFAGFTSFAACLIFTFHRKKILEDSRELSIGHFGYCFILAWSCVPLLLFSGVLYVHLRKRQ, from the exons ATGGTTCTTCTGCTCATGTCTGTGACTGTGCTTCATCTGTTCACTCTGGCCTTGCTGTTCATCGCCACCATGGAGAAG tcctgGTGGATATGGTCCGATGCTGAAATCACAGACCTCTGGTCTAACTGCATTCATGACAACGTAACGGGAAACTGGCTGTGTGCTGCCTCTAACGAAAATG ACTGGCTGCAGGCAGTCCAGTCCCTGATGATCCTCTCAGTGGTCTTCTCCTCTATCTCCTTCCTGGTCTTCCTGGGTCAGCTCTTCACCATGTCTAAAGGAGGGCTCTTCTATTTCACAGGCCTCTGTCAGGTTTTTGCAG GTTTCACATCATTTGCCGCCTGTCTCATCTTCACATTCCACCGTAAGAAGATCTTGGAAGACTCCAGAGAACTGAGCATTGGCCACTTTGGCTACTGTTTCATTCTGGCCTGGTCCTGTGTACCGCTCTTGCTCTTCAGTGGAGTCCTGTATGTTCACCTGCGCAAGAGGCAGTGA